A region from the Paraburkholderia youngii genome encodes:
- the flhF gene encoding flagellar biosynthesis protein FlhF — translation MNIRKFVGATSRDALRLVREALGADAVVLSNRTMDDGSVEIVALADSDLAAIAPKAREGAASTAAPRGLSATPMNPYASAMPDVFSSVFGASPEAGAEAMPASEPANAAADSMGGSANKTALNSALNSAVGQAADMLSATEAAPASLPGSSPVGPAMLATSGASAPVASQPASAAPSGASARAASTRLSKDIRADLLKAAGVPLPPAVASSEAAAPRTMAESNPWLIDHARRIAAEQQQQQDGQYSARPAAMTPAVATAKGLGNAVDARPVIDTPDWAREAAEVAARRTAQKIAPASSSDEGRTPAAVAEAIKGRMEQVVKDTVMNELSSIRDMMEEQFAGLLWGDRQRRSPARAALTKHLFAAGFSAQLVQMLVDNMPEAVDTMDGGMDWVRSVLESNLPVMENEDALMERGGVFALMGPTGVGKTTTTAKLAARCVMRFGASKVALLTTDSYRIGGHEQLRIFGKILGVSVHAVKDSADLQLALSELRNKHIVLIDTIGMSQRDRLVSEQIAMLSRAGQPVQRLLLLNATSHGDTLNEVVQAYQRAPDQQPLAGCILTKLDEATNLGGVLDTVIRYKLPVHYVSTGQKVPENLYVATKKFLIKSTFCIPRDNSPFVPHDDDIPALLSSLSARSTAELHEVRFG, via the coding sequence TTGAACATTCGTAAATTTGTCGGTGCTACCAGTCGCGATGCATTGCGTCTCGTTCGCGAAGCACTTGGCGCCGATGCGGTCGTGCTGTCGAATCGGACGATGGACGACGGCAGCGTCGAAATCGTCGCGCTCGCCGATAGCGATCTTGCCGCGATCGCGCCGAAAGCGCGAGAAGGCGCGGCATCGACGGCGGCCCCGCGCGGCTTGTCCGCGACGCCGATGAATCCGTATGCAAGCGCCATGCCGGACGTGTTTTCGTCGGTGTTCGGCGCGAGCCCGGAAGCGGGTGCCGAAGCGATGCCGGCGAGCGAGCCGGCGAATGCGGCCGCGGATTCGATGGGCGGCTCGGCGAACAAGACGGCGCTCAATTCGGCGCTCAATTCTGCGGTCGGCCAGGCGGCCGACATGCTGTCCGCGACTGAAGCAGCGCCGGCCTCGTTGCCCGGCAGCTCGCCAGTTGGCCCGGCGATGCTGGCAACGAGCGGCGCGTCCGCGCCCGTCGCAAGCCAGCCCGCTTCCGCCGCGCCTTCCGGCGCGAGCGCCCGCGCCGCATCCACGCGCCTGTCGAAAGACATCCGCGCGGATCTGCTGAAAGCCGCCGGCGTGCCGCTACCGCCGGCCGTCGCATCGAGCGAGGCCGCCGCGCCGCGCACGATGGCCGAATCGAATCCGTGGCTCATCGATCACGCGCGCCGCATCGCGGCCGAGCAGCAGCAACAACAAGACGGCCAATACAGCGCGCGTCCCGCCGCAATGACGCCCGCCGTCGCGACCGCCAAAGGCCTCGGCAACGCGGTCGACGCGCGGCCGGTGATCGACACGCCCGACTGGGCGCGCGAAGCCGCCGAAGTCGCCGCGCGCCGCACCGCGCAGAAGATCGCGCCGGCGTCCTCCAGCGACGAGGGCCGCACGCCGGCCGCCGTCGCCGAAGCGATCAAGGGGCGTATGGAGCAGGTCGTCAAGGACACCGTGATGAACGAGCTGTCGTCGATCCGCGACATGATGGAAGAGCAATTCGCGGGTCTGCTGTGGGGTGATCGACAGCGCCGCAGTCCGGCACGCGCCGCGCTCACCAAGCATCTGTTCGCCGCGGGCTTTTCCGCGCAGCTCGTGCAGATGCTGGTCGACAACATGCCCGAAGCCGTCGACACGATGGACGGCGGCATGGACTGGGTGCGCTCGGTGCTCGAATCGAACCTCCCGGTGATGGAGAACGAAGACGCGCTGATGGAGCGCGGCGGCGTGTTCGCGCTGATGGGGCCGACCGGCGTCGGCAAGACGACGACCACCGCGAAGCTCGCCGCGCGCTGCGTGATGCGCTTCGGCGCGAGCAAGGTGGCGCTGCTGACGACCGACAGCTACCGCATCGGCGGTCACGAACAGCTGCGCATCTTCGGCAAGATTCTCGGTGTTTCGGTGCACGCGGTGAAGGACAGCGCCGATCTGCAACTCGCGCTCTCGGAATTGCGCAACAAGCACATCGTGCTGATCGACACGATCGGCATGAGTCAGCGCGACCGCCTCGTGTCCGAGCAGATCGCGATGCTGAGTCGCGCCGGCCAGCCGGTGCAGCGTCTGTTGCTGCTCAACGCGACGAGCCACGGCGACACGTTGAACGAAGTCGTGCAGGCCTATCAGCGCGCGCCGGACCAGCAGCCGCTCGCCGGCTGCATCCTGACCAAGCTCGACGAAGCGACCAACCTCGGCGGCGTGCTGGATACGGTGATCCGCTACAAGCTGCCGGTGCATTACGTATCGACCGGACAGAAGGTGCCGGAGAACCTGTACGTCGCGACGAAGAAATTCCTGATCAAGAGCACCTTCTGCATTCCGCGCGACAACTCGCCGTTCGTGCCGCACGACGACGACATCCCCGCTTTGCTGTCCTCGCTTTCCGCACGTTCGACGGCCGAGCTGCACGAGGTTCGCTTTGGATAA
- a CDS encoding MinD/ParA family ATP-binding protein — protein MDKFGSDQAEGLRRLLARGGARVIALAGASSGVGNTTAAVNLAAALAQQGKDVLVIDECVGENSVSAMLGGLRGAGNFAAVMRGDTPVDFAAARHALGFSVLAASRNNREGHTEAELSVLLGGSADIVLIDAQLDVEGHLSPLAKQAHDVMIVARMSGEAITDAYACVKRLHYAHAIGQLRVLANHVQSANDAQAAFAKLAGVAGRYLTVALECAGCIAADVRMARALELSRCVVDAFPSTPAARDFRHLAAELQYWPMRPAMSSQTPWRAPATVTAAHHADQPSAHHA, from the coding sequence TTGGATAAGTTCGGTTCAGATCAAGCCGAAGGGTTACGGCGGCTGCTCGCGCGCGGCGGTGCGCGCGTGATCGCGTTGGCGGGTGCGTCGTCGGGCGTCGGCAATACGACCGCGGCGGTCAACCTCGCCGCGGCGCTCGCGCAGCAGGGCAAGGACGTGCTGGTGATCGACGAATGCGTCGGTGAGAACTCGGTGAGCGCGATGCTTGGCGGCTTGCGCGGCGCCGGCAACTTCGCGGCGGTGATGCGCGGCGACACCCCGGTCGACTTCGCCGCCGCGCGTCACGCGCTCGGATTTTCGGTGCTGGCCGCGTCGCGCAACAACCGCGAGGGGCACACGGAAGCCGAACTCAGCGTGCTGCTCGGCGGCTCGGCCGACATCGTGCTAATCGACGCGCAGCTCGACGTCGAAGGGCATTTGTCACCGCTCGCGAAGCAGGCGCACGACGTGATGATCGTCGCGCGCATGTCGGGCGAGGCGATCACCGACGCATATGCGTGCGTCAAGCGGTTGCACTACGCGCACGCGATCGGGCAGTTGCGCGTGCTCGCCAATCACGTGCAAAGCGCCAACGACGCGCAAGCCGCGTTCGCGAAGCTCGCCGGCGTGGCCGGCCGTTACCTGACCGTCGCGTTGGAATGCGCCGGCTGCATCGCGGCCGACGTGCGCATGGCGCGGGCGCTGGAGCTGTCGCGCTGTGTGGTCGACGCGTTTCCGTCGACACCGGCCGCGCGCGACTTCCGCCATCTCGCCGCCGAATTGCAGTACTGGCCGATGCGGCCAGCGATGTCGTCGCAAACGCCCTGGCGGGCGCCTGCGACAGTTACAGCGGCGCACCACGCCGACCAACCGTCCGCGCATCACGCTTAA
- a CDS encoding RNA polymerase sigma factor FliA: protein MYNAQGKISQADVLTKYAPLVRRLGLQLVAKMPASVDLDDLIQAGMIGLLDAAGRYKEDQGAQFETYASQRIRGAMLDELRSNDWLPRSLRRTSREVETAVHKVEQNLGRSASEAEVAEHLQMPLDEYQSMLQDLHGSQLIYYEDFDRSADDEPFLDRYCVDHSDPLSALLDDSLRSALIEAIDRLPEREKLLMSLYYERGMNLREIGAVMEVSESRVCQLHSQAVARLRARLREMAWANAETN from the coding sequence ATGTACAACGCTCAGGGAAAGATTTCTCAGGCCGACGTTCTGACGAAGTACGCACCGCTCGTGCGTCGACTCGGCTTGCAGCTTGTCGCAAAAATGCCGGCGAGCGTCGATCTCGACGACCTGATCCAGGCCGGCATGATCGGCTTGCTGGACGCCGCCGGCCGCTACAAGGAAGACCAGGGCGCGCAGTTCGAGACCTATGCCAGCCAGCGGATTCGCGGCGCGATGCTCGACGAGCTGCGCAGCAACGACTGGTTGCCGCGCAGCCTGCGCCGCACCTCGCGCGAAGTGGAAACCGCGGTGCACAAGGTGGAGCAGAACCTCGGCCGCTCGGCGAGCGAGGCGGAGGTCGCCGAGCACCTGCAGATGCCGCTCGACGAATATCAGTCGATGCTGCAGGACCTGCACGGCAGCCAACTGATCTACTACGAAGACTTCGACCGCTCCGCCGACGACGAACCTTTTCTGGACCGCTACTGCGTCGATCATTCCGATCCGCTGTCGGCGCTGCTCGACGACAGCTTGCGCTCGGCGCTCATCGAAGCGATCGACCGCTTGCCGGAGCGTGAGAAGCTGCTGATGTCGCTCTACTACGAGCGCGGCATGAATCTGCGCGAGATCGGCGCGGTGATGGAAGTCAGCGAATCGCGCGTATGCCAGTTGCACAGCCAGGCGGTGGCACGCCTGCGCGCCCGGCTGCGCGAAATGGCCTGGGCGAACGCCGAAACGAACTGA
- a CDS encoding type II toxin-antitoxin system HicB family antitoxin: MKHLIFPIAIEPGDNAHAFGVVVPDIPGCYSAGDTLEEAYANAKEAIESHLETLLDEGLPLPEPLTLGEHRRNPEFEGFTWGFVTTRNIPALKKAVRINISLPEVLVQEIDAYAQARGMSRSAFLALAAEHEMADA; encoded by the coding sequence ATGAAGCATCTGATCTTTCCGATCGCCATCGAACCCGGAGACAACGCGCACGCGTTCGGCGTCGTGGTGCCCGATATCCCGGGCTGCTACTCCGCGGGCGACACGCTCGAAGAAGCGTATGCGAACGCGAAGGAAGCAATCGAATCGCATCTCGAAACCTTGCTCGACGAAGGGTTGCCGCTGCCCGAGCCGCTCACGCTCGGCGAGCATCGGCGCAATCCCGAGTTCGAGGGGTTCACATGGGGTTTCGTGACAACGCGCAATATTCCGGCGTTGAAGAAGGCGGTTCGCATCAATATCTCGCTGCCTGAGGTGCTGGTGCAGGAGATCGACGCGTATGCACAGGCGCGCGGCATGTCGCGCTCGGCGTTTCTCGCGCTCGCCGCCGAGCATGAGATGGCGGACGCTTGA
- a CDS encoding type II toxin-antitoxin system HicA family toxin — MNSAEVVKLFQANGWQLVRMAGSHHHFRHAGKRWLVTVPHPKKDLPAGTLNSILKQAGLK; from the coding sequence ATGAACAGTGCCGAGGTCGTCAAATTGTTTCAAGCAAATGGCTGGCAGCTCGTCCGCATGGCGGGCAGTCACCATCATTTCAGGCACGCGGGAAAACGGTGGCTCGTCACTGTCCCCCATCCGAAAAAAGATTTGCCGGCCGGCACCCTGAACAGCATTCTGAAACAGGCGGGGCTCAAATGA
- a CDS encoding flagella synthesis protein FlgN: protein MKDALVATLIEEYSTVEAFASILTLETKALTAVSPMEQLPAIVEKKTELIGVLARLEAARDAHLTELGFPTGWSGMELAASTDARVATQWKLLQKAADRARRVNTNNGELIRVRMDYNQRALKALQVNVPRKTNLYGPDGRIPAYSGL, encoded by the coding sequence ATGAAAGACGCCCTGGTTGCTACCCTGATCGAAGAATATTCGACCGTCGAGGCATTCGCCTCGATCCTCACTCTCGAAACCAAAGCACTGACGGCGGTCTCGCCAATGGAGCAGTTGCCAGCGATCGTCGAGAAGAAAACCGAACTCATCGGCGTGCTCGCGAGGCTCGAAGCCGCGCGTGACGCACATCTGACCGAACTCGGCTTCCCGACCGGCTGGTCCGGCATGGAACTCGCGGCGAGCACCGACGCGCGCGTCGCGACGCAATGGAAGCTGCTGCAGAAAGCCGCGGATCGCGCTCGGCGCGTCAACACCAACAACGGCGAGCTGATCCGCGTGCGGATGGACTACAACCAGCGCGCGCTAAAAGCGCTGCAAGTCAACGTGCCGCGCAAGACGAATCTGTATGGGCCGGACGGACGAATTCCGGCTTATTCGGGACTTTGA
- the flgM gene encoding flagellar biosynthesis anti-sigma factor FlgM produces MKVDPTTSSNLPSLKDALSRSQQSGEATPATSATPSATGTAAPAANSSPGDTSVSLSGLSQHLRSLAASGSADIDTAQVESIKQAIKDGTLQIDSGKIADGVLQTARDLLRNKTSSTGH; encoded by the coding sequence GTGAAAGTTGATCCCACCACCTCTTCGAATCTGCCGTCGCTGAAAGACGCTTTGTCCCGTTCGCAGCAGAGCGGCGAAGCCACGCCGGCAACCAGCGCCACGCCGAGCGCGACGGGCACGGCCGCGCCGGCCGCGAACAGCTCGCCGGGCGACACGAGCGTCAGCCTGTCGGGTCTGTCGCAACATCTGCGCAGCCTCGCGGCCTCCGGCTCGGCCGACATCGACACCGCGCAGGTCGAGTCGATCAAGCAGGCGATCAAGGACGGCACGCTGCAGATCGACTCCGGCAAGATCGCCGACGGCGTACTACAGACGGCGCGCGATCTGTTGCGGAACAAAACCTCGTCGACCGGCCACTGA
- the flgA gene encoding flagellar basal body P-ring formation chaperone FlgA has protein sequence MDQPTNPLPQRAGGTTRRRVGGGGADERVEGSEGVLAQPLPRSISRCVARCLTRVVINVAVWVAGGIVLLPATTKAQDASGPIVIPGPAENNPAALNDLAQRIQTPAQRSASAASLAAATAQSLGRASASRDTDTFGRAASASGAIVIPGAGEPAAAAPAIIRTNFKPDANGVVTIPPAASTGASGVARVNVEAGAAAGAANSPAVAANARQGDGFDTLAARGEPPEFGANGKPLAAAAAQPPRLPSVKVPATSPGARQPVANTATAIAQRTPQTAAAATPAQPAPLPGQQDPEAIHAAALAFLKQQAVGLPGKVDITVASAFPRGLAACTSLEPFMPSGARLWGRLTVGVRCAGERPWTIYLQARISLHATYYLAARAMAPGEVLTAADLVAREGDLTGLPQAIVTDPSQAVGSVSLVRISGGMPLRRDMLKSASAVVFGQTVRVVAAGDGFSISSEGSAMNSASPGQQVRVKTANGQIISGIVKDGGTVEIQM, from the coding sequence ATGGACCAGCCCACCAACCCCTTGCCGCAGCGTGCGGGCGGCACGACGAGGCGTCGCGTGGGTGGCGGCGGGGCCGATGAGCGTGTCGAGGGTTCGGAGGGCGTGCTCGCGCAACCGCTGCCGCGCTCTATCTCGCGTTGCGTGGCGCGTTGCCTGACGCGGGTGGTGATCAACGTCGCCGTATGGGTTGCGGGCGGCATCGTGTTGCTGCCGGCTACGACCAAGGCGCAGGATGCGAGCGGCCCGATCGTGATTCCAGGGCCCGCCGAGAACAACCCCGCCGCGCTGAACGATCTTGCCCAGCGGATTCAGACGCCGGCGCAGCGCAGCGCGTCGGCGGCGTCGCTCGCAGCGGCGACCGCGCAGTCGCTCGGCCGCGCATCCGCGTCGCGCGACACCGATACCTTCGGGCGTGCGGCGAGCGCAAGCGGCGCGATCGTCATTCCGGGCGCGGGCGAGCCCGCAGCCGCCGCGCCGGCCATCATCCGCACCAACTTCAAACCGGACGCCAACGGCGTCGTCACGATTCCGCCGGCGGCCAGCACGGGAGCATCGGGCGTCGCGCGCGTCAACGTCGAAGCGGGCGCGGCCGCCGGCGCCGCGAATTCGCCCGCGGTCGCCGCCAATGCACGGCAAGGCGATGGCTTCGACACTCTCGCGGCTCGTGGCGAGCCGCCCGAGTTCGGCGCGAATGGCAAGCCGCTCGCGGCGGCTGCCGCGCAGCCGCCGCGTCTGCCCAGTGTGAAAGTGCCCGCGACGTCGCCCGGCGCGCGCCAACCAGTTGCCAACACCGCCACCGCCATCGCACAGAGAACGCCGCAGACCGCTGCCGCCGCGACGCCCGCCCAACCCGCGCCGCTGCCAGGCCAGCAGGACCCGGAAGCGATTCACGCAGCCGCGCTCGCGTTCCTGAAACAGCAGGCCGTCGGCCTGCCCGGCAAGGTGGACATCACGGTCGCGTCCGCGTTTCCGCGCGGCCTCGCCGCGTGCACGTCGCTCGAACCGTTCATGCCGAGCGGCGCGCGCTTGTGGGGGCGGCTCACCGTCGGCGTGCGCTGCGCGGGCGAACGCCCGTGGACCATTTATCTGCAGGCGCGCATCTCGCTGCATGCAACCTACTACCTCGCCGCCCGCGCGATGGCGCCGGGCGAAGTGCTCACGGCCGCCGACCTCGTGGCGCGTGAAGGCGACCTGACCGGCCTGCCGCAGGCGATCGTCACCGACCCGTCGCAGGCGGTCGGTTCGGTCTCGCTGGTGCGGATCTCGGGCGGCATGCCGCTGCGCCGCGACATGCTGAAGAGCGCGTCGGCGGTAGTGTTCGGCCAGACCGTGCGGGTCGTCGCGGCCGGCGACGGGTTCTCGATTTCGTCCGAGGGCAGCGCGATGAACAGCGCGTCGCCGGGCCAGCAAGTGCGTGTGAAGACCGCAAACGGCCAGATCATCTCCGGCATCGTCAAGGACGGCGGCACGGTCGAGATCCAGATGTGA
- the flgB gene encoding flagellar basal body rod protein FlgB has translation MLDKLDAEFAFGRQAMDVRAYRQELLSSNIANADTPGYKARDIDFASSLAGALKKTGGSTAGQGASNNSTLAMAQPAGVTSGMSMNTTETGHMSGKTRLSATGGSPDDYGNLQYRMPLQPALDGNTVDVDVERVQFADNTVHFQSGMTVVSSQIKTMLSAITSGSS, from the coding sequence ATGCTGGACAAACTCGATGCCGAATTCGCGTTCGGCCGGCAGGCGATGGATGTGCGCGCATACCGGCAGGAACTGTTGTCGTCGAATATCGCGAACGCCGACACGCCCGGCTATAAGGCGCGCGATATCGACTTCGCGTCGTCGCTCGCCGGCGCGCTGAAGAAGACGGGCGGCAGCACCGCCGGGCAGGGCGCATCGAACAACTCGACGCTCGCGATGGCGCAGCCCGCCGGCGTGACGAGCGGCATGTCGATGAACACGACCGAGACCGGCCACATGAGCGGCAAGACCAGGCTGAGCGCGACGGGCGGCAGCCCGGACGACTACGGCAACCTGCAATACCGCATGCCGCTGCAACCGGCGCTCGACGGCAACACGGTCGACGTAGACGTCGAGCGTGTGCAGTTCGCCGACAACACGGTGCACTTCCAGTCGGGTATGACGGTCGTGTCGAGCCAGATCAAGACGATGCTGTCGGCGATCACGTCGGGCTCGTCGTAA
- the flgC gene encoding flagellar basal body rod protein FlgC produces the protein MPSLMNIFGVAGSAMSAQSERLNVTASNLANADSTTGPDGQPYKAKQVIFAVNPIGGARTRSGQQVGGVRVTGVVDDPSPMKTAYDPGNPAADANGYVTLPNVDPVQEMVNMISASRSYQANVETLNTAKTLMLKTLTIGT, from the coding sequence ATGCCATCCCTGATGAATATTTTTGGTGTCGCGGGTTCCGCGATGTCGGCGCAGTCGGAGCGGCTCAACGTGACGGCGTCGAACCTCGCCAACGCGGACAGTACGACGGGCCCCGACGGCCAGCCGTACAAGGCCAAGCAGGTCATATTCGCGGTGAACCCGATCGGCGGCGCGCGCACGCGCTCCGGCCAGCAGGTCGGCGGCGTGCGGGTGACCGGCGTGGTCGACGATCCGTCGCCGATGAAGACCGCGTACGACCCCGGCAATCCGGCCGCCGACGCGAACGGCTACGTGACGCTGCCCAACGTCGACCCGGTGCAGGAGATGGTCAACATGATCTCGGCCTCGCGCTCGTACCAGGCCAACGTCGAAACGCTGAACACTGCCAAAACCCTGATGCTGAAAACGCTCACGATCGGAACCTGA
- a CDS encoding flagellar hook assembly protein FlgD has translation MTTNTTIGSNGTTVSQTLLDTMNGTSSTSSTSGTSGTSASDLQNTFLQLLVAQLKNQDPTNPMDSSQMTSQLAQISTVQGISNLNTSLTSLSTQLSASQQAQSALLIGSTVLAPGNSVTVSSGKANEFGVTLANAVSDLQIVVKNSAGTIVNTLDLGKQSAGTIPVGWTPTDSAGNTLPDGTYTISATGTINGQQATATTLTSATVQSIVQQSSGTPGLVLSNGTTVGLTSVAAIL, from the coding sequence TTGACCACCAACACCACGATCGGCAGCAACGGCACGACCGTTTCGCAGACGCTGCTCGACACCATGAACGGCACGAGCAGCACGAGCTCGACGAGCGGCACCTCGGGCACTTCGGCGTCGGACCTGCAGAACACCTTCCTGCAACTGCTCGTCGCGCAGCTGAAGAACCAGGACCCGACCAATCCGATGGACAGCTCGCAGATGACCTCGCAGCTTGCCCAGATCAGCACGGTGCAGGGCATCAGCAACCTCAATACCTCGCTGACCTCGCTGTCGACGCAGCTGTCGGCCAGCCAGCAGGCGCAGTCCGCGCTGCTGATCGGCTCGACCGTGCTCGCACCGGGCAACTCGGTCACGGTGTCGAGCGGCAAGGCGAACGAGTTCGGCGTCACGCTCGCGAATGCCGTGAGCGACCTGCAGATCGTCGTGAAGAACTCGGCCGGCACGATCGTCAACACGCTGGATCTCGGCAAGCAGTCGGCCGGCACGATTCCGGTTGGCTGGACGCCGACCGACTCGGCAGGCAACACGCTGCCCGACGGCACCTACACGATTAGCGCGACCGGCACGATCAACGGCCAGCAGGCGACGGCCACCACGCTCACCAGCGCGACGGTCCAAAGCATCGTCCAGCAGAGCAGCGGCACGCCGGGCCTCGTGCTGTCGAACGGCACGACGGTCGGCCTGACCAGCGTCGCCGCGATCCTGTAG
- a CDS encoding flagellar hook protein FlgE gives MSYQTGLSGLSASSSDLDVIGNNIANANTVGFKSGTAEFADMYANSVATATSQQIGIGTKLSEVQQQFSQGTITTTNQALNVAINGNGFYQLSDNGTLVYSRNGVFQLDKNGFITNAQGLQLMGYAASSSGIINTAQTVPLTVPTANIAPQATTSITAGLNLNAQDDIMLGAPIVTPGATNSKPGVSTTGATITNASAGTNTDTYTINFTDATHYTVTVGAGTAGAPQTFTAGTAITLGNGESITFSGTPTAGDSYTVAPNPTAFNQASSSTYNYSTSTTVYDTLGGSQTVNMYFAKTGSGTWNVYAGPSNGTATLIGTANFNSSGTLVSTTDATTGLATATLGAFTMSLPNTDGSSTPQSVTLNMAATTQYGGKNGVNSLSTNGYAAGQLTSFTVGSDGTLTGNYSNGQTAALGQIVLANFANQNGLVNLGNNEYGQTSASGVAQISTPGSTNHGVLQGGAVENSNVDLTSELVNLITAQRNYQANAQTIKTQQAVDQTLINL, from the coding sequence ATGAGTTATCAAACAGGTTTGAGCGGGCTGTCGGCGTCGTCGAGCGATCTCGACGTGATCGGCAACAACATCGCCAACGCCAACACCGTCGGCTTCAAGAGCGGCACCGCGGAATTCGCCGACATGTACGCCAATTCGGTCGCGACCGCGACGAGCCAGCAGATCGGCATCGGTACCAAACTCTCCGAAGTGCAGCAGCAGTTCTCGCAAGGCACGATCACGACGACCAACCAGGCGCTGAACGTCGCGATCAACGGCAACGGCTTCTACCAGCTGTCGGACAACGGCACGCTGGTCTATTCGCGCAACGGCGTGTTCCAGCTCGACAAGAACGGCTTCATCACGAACGCGCAGGGCTTGCAGCTGATGGGTTATGCGGCCAGTAGCTCGGGCATCATCAACACCGCGCAGACCGTGCCGCTGACCGTGCCGACCGCGAACATCGCGCCGCAGGCGACCACCTCGATCACCGCGGGCCTGAACCTGAACGCGCAGGACGACATCATGCTCGGCGCGCCGATCGTGACGCCCGGCGCCACGAACTCTAAACCAGGGGTGAGCACGACCGGCGCGACGATTACTAACGCGAGCGCGGGCACCAACACGGACACGTACACGATTAACTTCACCGACGCGACCCACTACACGGTCACGGTCGGGGCCGGCACGGCCGGCGCCCCGCAGACCTTCACTGCGGGCACCGCGATCACGCTCGGCAACGGCGAGAGCATCACTTTCAGCGGCACGCCGACTGCGGGTGACAGCTATACGGTTGCACCGAATCCAACCGCGTTCAACCAGGCCAGCTCGTCGACCTACAACTACTCGACGAGCACGACGGTCTACGACACGCTCGGCGGCTCGCAGACCGTCAACATGTATTTCGCGAAGACGGGCTCGGGCACGTGGAACGTGTACGCGGGCCCGTCGAACGGCACCGCGACGCTGATCGGCACGGCGAACTTCAATTCGTCGGGCACGCTGGTCAGCACGACCGACGCGACGACCGGCCTCGCCACCGCGACGCTCGGCGCGTTCACCATGTCGCTGCCGAACACCGACGGTTCGAGTACGCCGCAGAGCGTCACGCTGAACATGGCCGCCACCACGCAGTACGGCGGCAAGAACGGCGTGAACAGCCTGTCCACCAACGGCTACGCGGCGGGCCAGCTGACCAGCTTCACGGTTGGCTCTGACGGCACGCTGACCGGCAACTACTCGAACGGCCAGACCGCGGCGCTCGGCCAGATCGTGCTCGCGAACTTCGCGAATCAGAATGGCCTCGTCAACCTCGGCAACAACGAGTACGGCCAGACGTCGGCCTCCGGCGTCGCGCAGATCTCGACGCCGGGCTCGACCAATCACGGTGTGCTGCAAGGCGGCGCGGTCGAGAACTCGAACGTCGATCTGACGAGCGAGCTGGTCAACCTGATCACCGCGCAGCGCAACTATCAGGCGAACGCGCAGACGATCAAGACCCAGCAGGCCGTCGACCAGACCCTGATCAACCTGTAA
- the flgF gene encoding flagellar basal-body rod protein FlgF, whose product MDRLIYTAMSGSAQALEQQAIVANNLANASTTGFRAQLETYRAVPMSFGDGSTIDDNTTRTFVLSSTPGADFTPGPIQQTGNPLDVAIQGSGWLSVQTADGNEAYTRAGNLHIDENGQLVNATNQVVLGNGGPVSVPPGAQITIGKDGTVSALTPGDPPTAVVTIDQLKLVNPDPQSITRGDDGLFRTADGNPADADPTVMLAPASLEGSNVNPVSAMVSMITNARQFQMQTQLLQNADKNDQSANQILSFS is encoded by the coding sequence ATGGATCGGCTGATCTACACCGCGATGTCGGGCAGCGCGCAAGCGCTCGAACAGCAGGCGATCGTCGCGAACAACCTCGCGAACGCGTCGACCACGGGCTTTCGCGCGCAGCTCGAAACCTACCGCGCCGTGCCGATGTCGTTCGGCGACGGCAGCACGATCGACGACAACACGACCCGCACCTTCGTGCTGTCGTCGACACCGGGCGCCGACTTCACGCCGGGGCCGATCCAGCAGACCGGCAATCCGCTCGACGTCGCGATTCAAGGGTCCGGCTGGCTGTCGGTGCAGACCGCCGACGGCAACGAGGCCTACACGCGTGCGGGCAATCTGCACATCGACGAAAACGGCCAGCTCGTGAACGCGACCAATCAGGTCGTGCTCGGCAACGGCGGGCCGGTATCGGTGCCGCCGGGCGCGCAGATCACGATCGGCAAGGACGGCACGGTGTCGGCATTGACGCCCGGCGATCCGCCCACCGCGGTCGTCACCATCGATCAGCTGAAGCTCGTCAATCCCGATCCGCAGTCGATCACGCGCGGCGATGACGGACTGTTCCGCACCGCCGACGGCAACCCCGCCGACGCCGATCCGACCGTGATGCTCGCGCCGGCGTCGCTCGAAGGCAGCAACGTGAATCCGGTCAGCGCGATGGTCTCGATGATCACCAACGCGCGCCAGTTCCAGATGCAGACGCAGTTGCTGCAAAACGCCGACAAGAACGATCAGTCCGCCAATCAGATTCTCAGCTTCAGTTAA